The region TCAAGAAGGTCCAGATTCTCGGCTTCAAATCGTTCTGCGACAGAACAGAGGTCCAGCTCTCCGGTGAAGGCATCGCCGCGATCGTCGGCCCGAACGGATGTGGCAAATCGAACATCTCCGATGCTATTACATGGGTGCTGGGCGAGCAGTCGGCCAAGAGCCTTCGCGGCATCAAGATGGAAGACGTCATCTTTGCCGGCACGCGCGACCGAAAACCAACCGGCATGGCCGAGGTATCGCTCACGCTGGTCGATCCCGAGGTATACGACGGGGCCACGCTCTCTCCGGATGCTCCGGAGGTGGTCGTGACCGATGTCCACCCGGAGGATCCTGCGGCAGAGGTCTCCGACTGGGACGAAGCAGCCATGAGGCAGCAGCACGCCCAGGAGACGGAAGATGCCGTCGCCGAAGCGCAACCGGGAACGGTGATCGAGGGGGAAGCTGCAGAGGCAGCGCATGAAGGTACAGAAAGCGCGGGCAATGTGGTGCTCAAAATCCGGCGACGCAAATTCAACCGCGCTCCTGTTCGTGCAGGCGAGCTGACCATTACGCGGCGCTTGTTCCGCTCGGGCGAATCCGAATATTTGCTCAACGGCAAGATCTGCCGGCTGCGCGATATTCAGGACATCTTCATGGGAACAGGACTCGGAGGCGAGTCCTACGCGATCATCGGGCAGGAGCGTATCGGCCAGCTTCTCAGCTCCAAGCCTCTGGACCGGCGCAGCATCATCGAGGAGGCCGCCGGGATCACCCGCTTCAAGACGAAAAAACGACTGGCCGAGCTTCGGTTGGAGTCGGCAAAACAGAACCTGGCGCGCGTCAACGACATCTTCGAAGAGGTTACCCGCCAGATGGGCACGCTGAAGCGACAGGCGGCCAAGGCTGAGCGCTATGGCGCTCTGCGGGACGAGCTTCGCACGCGGCTGCGCGTAGTTCTGGCCAGCCGGATGGCTCAACTGGATACCGAGGCCGCAGATGCCAGCGAAAAGATTGCGGCGCTGGGCGCTCAAATCGATCAGCAAGCCGCCGCCTTGGAGCAGATGGACGCCGAACACAGCGAAGGCATCAGCCGCGGCTACACGCTCGATCAGCAGATTCGCGAGGCGGCAGGAAAGGCAAACCAGTCCGCCGTCGAGCTGGAGAGAATCACGGCACGATCTGCATCGAATGCCGACCGCATTGCAGAGTTGACGCAGCGACTTGCAACCGGCGACGAAGAACTGGCGCAGGCCCGGGAACAACTGCAGTCCCTTGCGGCTGAGCTTGAGGAGCATCGTAGCTTTCTTGCAAACGCCACCCACGAGGCGAGCACCTCTCGCCAGTCGGTGCAGCAACAGCAGAGCGAGGCGCAGAGCGCTGTGCGCTCGCTGCAGGGCGCGGAACAGCAGTCGGAGCAGAACCGTCGCCAGACACTGCAACTGGTGCAACGCATCTCGCAGACGCGCAACGAGGAGGCCCAGGCCGCAGCAGCATTCGCTGGATTGGAAGAGGAGGCCCACCGCCTGGAGCGCGAGAGCGAGATTGCACGCCAGGAGCTGGAGACGCTGGGGATGCAGCGGGGACAGGTAAAGCTCTCCTTTGAATCTGTGACCGAGCGCCTGAAGCGGCTGGAGACCGAGATCGCCGAGATGCGTCAGCAGATCGAGTCGCACCGCCGGGAAGAGAACGAAAGCAAGCGGCGCGGAGATCAACTTCGCGGCGAACTGGCTACCCTGAACGGACGAAAGGGCTCAATCGAAGGGCTGATTCGCGATCACAGCTATTCGACCGAGACGGTACGGAACATCTTCAAGTCGAACGAGGCTGCAGCTTCCGGCAAGGTCGCTCCGGTGGGAACGCTGGCGGACTTTCTTGAAGTGGATGGAAAGTACGAGAGCGTCGTCGACGAGTTTCTGCGCGACGAGCTGAACTTTGTTGTCGTGAAGAGCTGGGATGCTGCGGATGCAGGCATGGAGCTTCTGCAGACAGATGTGGAGGGCCGCGCAACCTTCCTCGTCCACCCCAACGCCGCGCAGGCCAATTTCTCTTTCGCGCAGGGCATGGAGAGCGAAGCTCCTACAAACCCTGCCCAGATTGAGGGAGTGGTGCCGTTGCGCGACTGCGTGCGGGTACTGGACGGCTTTGGGCGATCCCTTGAGGTGATCCTACCCAAGTTGCGCGAAGGCTACGTGGCGCCGGACTCCTATACGGCGCGCACCCTGGCATTGTCGAATCCACACGCCTTCTTCCTCTCTCCCACTGGCGAGACGTTCCACAATGTCACCGTAACGGGAGGACGTCCGCGGGCCCAGGGTCCCCTGGCGCTCAAGCGTGAGCTAGCTGAGGTACAGCACAAGATTGAGCAGTCGCAGGCCGCTCTGACGCAGGCAGACTTGCATACAGCAGATCTACAGCGGCAGATGACCGAGCTGAACGCCACCATCGATACAAAGACGTTGGAACTCCGCGAGGCCGAGCGAGAAGCGGCAAACTCTGGTGCAGCGCTTCGCCAAATGGAGTCTGAAGCAGCTCGCATAGAGCGCAGACTGCAGGAATGGACGCTGGCGATAGAGCGCAATCGCGACGCTCAGCAACAGAAACAGGATCTGGTCGAGCGCAAGCAGCAAGAGGCCGAGAGGCTTGAGGCGGAGCGTGCGGGGCTGGAGAGCACACTCGCCGCGCTGCAGGCGCAGCTGGATGAACTGCGCGGCCGTCGTGAGCAGCTGCAGCAATCGGCTGCGGAGGCCTCAGCAGCCCTGGCCGGCCTGGAGGAGCGCCGACGCAACGCGCAGGCGAACTTCGACCAGACGCAGCGCCTTCACAACAGCCAGAATCAGCGGATTCAGCAGCTGGAACAGCAACTGGCGGCGGCGAATACTGAAAAGCTGCGCCGCGAAGAGGAGACGGAAAGTCTCGCTGCGCAACAGTCGGAACTCGCCGAGATACGCCAGAACGCTCTTGCCGACGGAGAACAGCTGACCACACAGGCAAATGAGCTGCGGGTGGCCATGGCCGAGCTGGATCAGCGGCTGCGTTCCCTTCGTCATGAGACCGAGTCGCTACGGGAGCAGCGTGCCGCCCATACAGCTCGCGCAGCCAAGCTGGCCTCGGACATCGAGCACATTGATGCCACCTGTATGAACGACCTGGCTGTAGAGGCATCTGTCCTGCGTGGTGATGAAACGATCACCCGCATCGAAGGCGATGCCCTGCACGAGGAGGAGGAGGCCTCGCGCGGGCTGAAGCAGAAGCTCGAAGCCATGGGTCCGGTCAACATGATGGCTCTTGATGAGTACAACGAGACAGCACAGCGTCATACCTTTCTTGAGACACAGCGGAAAGACCTTCTGGACTCCATTGAGAACACGCAGGCTTCCATCAAGGAGATCGATGAGATCTCGCGCCAGAAGTTTGACGAGGCCTTCCAGGTCATCAATGACAACTTCTCAGTAACCTTTTCGAAGCTGTTTGGCGGCGGTCAGGCTTTCATGCGGCTGACCGATGCCGAGAACTCAGCCGAAAGCGGAATTGACATTGTGGCTTCCCCTCCGGGGAAGAAGCTGCAGAACATCCTTCTGCTTTCCGGTGGAGAGAAGGCGCTAACAGCACTCTCCTTGCTGGTCGGCATTTTCCAGTTCCAGCCGGCTCCCTTCTGCATCCTCGACGAGGTGGACGCTCCGCTGGACGAGACCAACGTAGGACGATTTGCCAAGCTGATTGCCGATATGAGTGCGACGACCCAGTTTGTAGTCATCACCCATAGCAAACGCACGATGGCGCAGGCCGATGTGATCTATGGCGTCACCATGCAAGAGCCCGGGGTATCCAAGGTGGTCAGCGTCAACCTGAACCGCCGCGACGACAACGGCACTCGACGTGCGGTAGCCTGAAGACTGTATAGACCTCCGCGCGGGACCGCTGCTGCGTTCCGCACAGAAATCAAGATCGCTGAGTCGCTACCGCCAAATGCATCTGCCCTTGACTTTCGGCCTGTTGGGACTACTGACAGCAGCAGTCCTTCTGCTCCGTATGCTTTGGTGGAAGCTGCCGATTCAGTTCCGACGAGGAATCCTGGTTCTAGCTTGCGCTCTGGTTCTTCTGCGCGTGGGCTTTATTGCTACACAGTGGAGCATGACCTCAACCAGGATGAATGCGGTAATCTGCTGGCTGGCGGTAGCTGGCTACGAGATTCTTCTCGCAAGGTTCAGCCTGATGCGGCCAAGGTGGCTCACTGCACCCAGTGCAGCCATTCTGCTGACTCCACTGATTGGCTCTACCCTGCTGCTTCCCCTCACGCGTGTCTTCGACTGGACCGCTGCCGATATCTCGCAACTGACTGGCCCTTACATCCTCGAGAAGAGCCCTTGGGATACGGACGCCAGCGGAAATTCAGGGCTCGACATGATTGTCTTCTACCGCCCTCGCCTGGTTCCCTTTATGCGCCATCTCTCGCAGCGAGCTTCCTTTGGCGATGATGAATGTAACCCCGGGGCAGCCACAGCCCAGACAGACCCGCAGAGACGGACGGTGCACTTCCACTGCCCGTCGCGAGAGGACGGAAAGCCCGCGATTGATGTGATTCTCCCCTTGCGATAACAGGTTCTGCGCAGGCTGGAAGGTGATACCGTCAAAGGGTATGCAGACTGCCCTTCTGGAAACCCGGCTTGGATCGCTTCCGCTCACTGCCCGCGGCAAGGTTCGTGATATTTATTCGCTGAATGAAGACGAACTGTTGTTTGTCGCAACGGATCGCATCTCTGCGTTCGATCATGTACTCGGCAGCGGTATTCCCGACAAGGGCAGGATCCTAACGCAGCTTTCGCTATTCTGGTTCGACTTCCTGAACGATATCGTCAAGAATCACGTCATCACGGCAGAGAGCGCAAAGTTTCCCTCGGTTCTTGCACTCTATCTGGATCAACTGAAGGGTCGCAGCATGATTGTGCGTCGCGCGAAGATGTTCCCGGTAGAGTGTGTCGTGCGTGCGTACCTTTCGGGCTCCGGATGGAAGGACTACCAGGCGACCGGCGCTGTCTGCGGCATCGCTCTGCCCCCAGGGCTGCAGGAGTCGGACAGGCTTCCGGAGCCAATCTTTACCCCGGCGGCCAAGATCAACACCGGCGGCCACGATGAAAACATCTCGTTCGGCGACGTCATCAGCACAGTAGGCGAGGACAATGCGAATGAGCTGCGCAGACTGACGCTTGCAATCTTTGAGAAGGCATCAAAGCATGCTGAGAGCCGCGGCCTGATTCTTGCGGACACCAAGTTTGAGTTCGGAGTAATCGACGGCGAGATCGTTCTTGCCGACGAAGTCCTTACGCCCGATTCATCCCGTTATTGGCCGGCGGAATCCTATGCTCCCGGTGGACCGCAGCCTTCGTTTGATAAGCAGTACGTCCGAGACTACCTGGAGTCGATCCGCTGGAACAAACAGGCGCCTGCCCCTTCGCTCCCCCAAGATGTGATTGCGAAGACGAGAGAAAAGTACCTGGAAGCCTTCCGGCTGATCAGTGGCCGCAACGAGCTATGAACTTCCTGGACTGGCTGCTGATCGCAATCCTCGCCATCTCGGCCATTCAGGCATTTATCCGCGGCCTGGTACTGGAGCTGTTTTCGCTTGCGGGGTTGATCTGCGGGATTCTGCTGGCCGCCTGGAACTATTCGCGCGTGGCGGAGAGGCTCTCAGGCCTAATCTCCAATCCGGCAATTGCGAGCGTTGTTGCGTTTCTTCTGATTGCGGTAGGAATCATGGTGATTGCTGCGGTGCT is a window of Edaphobacter sp. 12200R-103 DNA encoding:
- the smc gene encoding chromosome segregation protein SMC, whose translation is MLKLKKVQILGFKSFCDRTEVQLSGEGIAAIVGPNGCGKSNISDAITWVLGEQSAKSLRGIKMEDVIFAGTRDRKPTGMAEVSLTLVDPEVYDGATLSPDAPEVVVTDVHPEDPAAEVSDWDEAAMRQQHAQETEDAVAEAQPGTVIEGEAAEAAHEGTESAGNVVLKIRRRKFNRAPVRAGELTITRRLFRSGESEYLLNGKICRLRDIQDIFMGTGLGGESYAIIGQERIGQLLSSKPLDRRSIIEEAAGITRFKTKKRLAELRLESAKQNLARVNDIFEEVTRQMGTLKRQAAKAERYGALRDELRTRLRVVLASRMAQLDTEAADASEKIAALGAQIDQQAAALEQMDAEHSEGISRGYTLDQQIREAAGKANQSAVELERITARSASNADRIAELTQRLATGDEELAQAREQLQSLAAELEEHRSFLANATHEASTSRQSVQQQQSEAQSAVRSLQGAEQQSEQNRRQTLQLVQRISQTRNEEAQAAAAFAGLEEEAHRLERESEIARQELETLGMQRGQVKLSFESVTERLKRLETEIAEMRQQIESHRREENESKRRGDQLRGELATLNGRKGSIEGLIRDHSYSTETVRNIFKSNEAAASGKVAPVGTLADFLEVDGKYESVVDEFLRDELNFVVVKSWDAADAGMELLQTDVEGRATFLVHPNAAQANFSFAQGMESEAPTNPAQIEGVVPLRDCVRVLDGFGRSLEVILPKLREGYVAPDSYTARTLALSNPHAFFLSPTGETFHNVTVTGGRPRAQGPLALKRELAEVQHKIEQSQAALTQADLHTADLQRQMTELNATIDTKTLELREAEREAANSGAALRQMESEAARIERRLQEWTLAIERNRDAQQQKQDLVERKQQEAERLEAERAGLESTLAALQAQLDELRGRREQLQQSAAEASAALAGLEERRRNAQANFDQTQRLHNSQNQRIQQLEQQLAAANTEKLRREEETESLAAQQSELAEIRQNALADGEQLTTQANELRVAMAELDQRLRSLRHETESLREQRAAHTARAAKLASDIEHIDATCMNDLAVEASVLRGDETITRIEGDALHEEEEASRGLKQKLEAMGPVNMMALDEYNETAQRHTFLETQRKDLLDSIENTQASIKEIDEISRQKFDEAFQVINDNFSVTFSKLFGGGQAFMRLTDAENSAESGIDIVASPPGKKLQNILLLSGGEKALTALSLLVGIFQFQPAPFCILDEVDAPLDETNVGRFAKLIADMSATTQFVVITHSKRTMAQADVIYGVTMQEPGVSKVVSVNLNRRDDNGTRRAVA
- a CDS encoding phosphoribosylaminoimidazolesuccinocarboxamide synthase, producing MQTALLETRLGSLPLTARGKVRDIYSLNEDELLFVATDRISAFDHVLGSGIPDKGRILTQLSLFWFDFLNDIVKNHVITAESAKFPSVLALYLDQLKGRSMIVRRAKMFPVECVVRAYLSGSGWKDYQATGAVCGIALPPGLQESDRLPEPIFTPAAKINTGGHDENISFGDVISTVGEDNANELRRLTLAIFEKASKHAESRGLILADTKFEFGVIDGEIVLADEVLTPDSSRYWPAESYAPGGPQPSFDKQYVRDYLESIRWNKQAPAPSLPQDVIAKTREKYLEAFRLISGRNEL